A DNA window from Arachis hypogaea cultivar Tifrunner chromosome 18, arahy.Tifrunner.gnm2.J5K5, whole genome shotgun sequence contains the following coding sequences:
- the LOC112772513 gene encoding uncharacterized protein isoform X1, with product MKIIQKAGLYAHLRIGPYVCAEWNFEYNTFSPDTVNKMPRTDLVEEIFRLQAALGEQTQVTKFSQEEYERLQNLEMSSQTAPWPSWTTITSHSLRAEELKGSVGSEEYTQDGIVNIKGKYLDN from the exons ATGAAGATAATACAAAAAGCTGGTCTCTATGCTCATCTTCGCATTGGTCCTTATGTCTGTGCTGAATGGAACTTCGA GTACAATACGTTCTCCCCCGATACGGTGAACAAGATGCCTAGAACAGATCTCGTTGAGGAG ATTTTTAGACTACAAGCTGCACTGGGTGAGCAGACACAAGTTACAAAGTTTAGCCAAGAGGAGTATGAAAGGCTTCAAAAT TTGGAGATGTCATCCCAGACAGCACCTTGGCCTTCTTGGACAACGATAACAAGCCACAGTCTGAGAGCAGAAGAGCTGAAAGGAAGTGTTGGGAGTGAGGAGTACACACAAGATGGAATAGTGAATATTAAAggaaaatatttagataattaa
- the LOC112772513 gene encoding uncharacterized protein isoform X2 translates to MKIIQKAGLYAHLRIGPYVCAEWNFEYNTFSPDTVNKMPRTDLVEEIFRLQAALGEQTQVTKFSQEEYERLQNLEMSSQTAPWPSWTTITSHSLRAEELKGSVGSEEYTQDGIVNIKVMR, encoded by the exons ATGAAGATAATACAAAAAGCTGGTCTCTATGCTCATCTTCGCATTGGTCCTTATGTCTGTGCTGAATGGAACTTCGA GTACAATACGTTCTCCCCCGATACGGTGAACAAGATGCCTAGAACAGATCTCGTTGAGGAG ATTTTTAGACTACAAGCTGCACTGGGTGAGCAGACACAAGTTACAAAGTTTAGCCAAGAGGAGTATGAAAGGCTTCAAAAT TTGGAGATGTCATCCCAGACAGCACCTTGGCCTTCTTGGACAACGATAACAAGCCACAGTCTGAGAGCAGAAGAGCTGAAAGGAAGTGTTGGGAGTGAGGAGTACACACAAGATGGAATAGTGAATATTAA agTCATGAGATGA